One genomic region from Caldalkalibacillus uzonensis encodes:
- a CDS encoding ABC transporter ATP-binding protein, translating to MTGKIELQNLTKAYGKKIALQGIAATLEPGKIYGLLGRNGAGKTTLLHLINAHLFPTSGKVLIDGEEPFENSQVLRKLCFIRESGNFKKNLKVRDIIGLAALTYPGWDPHFAGELVHQFELDENKKVKALSKGMESALGVIVGLASRAPVTIFDEPYIGMDVVHRQQFYDLLLEDYTRHPRTIILSTHLIDEVSKVFEGILILDQGEVLLHEETEALRERAFYFSGERETVDELTQGLQIICSEAFGSTKQVAVFGDVPDEITRKARHAAVKIDSVPIQKLMIYLTTRQERGEQEHA from the coding sequence ATGACGGGCAAAATTGAACTGCAGAATTTAACTAAAGCCTATGGGAAGAAAATAGCGCTGCAGGGCATTGCGGCCACCCTTGAGCCGGGGAAAATATACGGACTATTGGGGCGTAACGGGGCAGGCAAGACCACTTTGCTTCACCTTATTAATGCCCATCTTTTTCCCACCAGTGGTAAGGTGTTGATCGACGGAGAAGAACCCTTTGAAAATTCCCAGGTTTTACGCAAGTTATGTTTTATCCGGGAAAGCGGTAATTTTAAGAAAAATTTAAAAGTGCGCGACATTATTGGACTGGCCGCTTTGACTTACCCTGGGTGGGACCCGCACTTTGCCGGGGAACTGGTCCATCAGTTCGAGCTTGATGAGAACAAGAAAGTAAAAGCTTTGTCCAAAGGAATGGAGTCCGCTTTAGGAGTGATTGTCGGTCTGGCCAGCCGGGCGCCTGTCACCATTTTTGATGAACCTTATATCGGCATGGATGTGGTTCACCGGCAGCAGTTTTATGATTTGTTGTTAGAAGACTATACCCGGCATCCCCGCACCATTATTTTATCGACCCACTTGATTGATGAAGTGAGCAAAGTGTTTGAGGGCATTCTTATTCTTGATCAGGGAGAAGTTTTACTTCACGAGGAGACGGAGGCGCTCCGGGAAAGGGCCTTTTATTTCAGTGGGGAGAGAGAGACAGTGGATGAGTTAACGCAAGGCTTGCAGATCATTTGCTCAGAAGCGTTTGGAAGTACCAAACAAGTAGCTGTTTTTGGAGATGTACCAGATGAAATCACCCGCAAGGCAAGGCACGCTGCGGTTAAGATTGACTCCGTGCCCATTCAAAAACTGATGATTTATTTAACAACCCGCCAGGAGAGGGGAGAGCAGGAGCATGCCTAA
- a CDS encoding GntR family transcriptional regulator: MKPTLDENKPIFVQIAENIEDEIIKGNFKEGEQVPSTNQFAAFYHINPATAAKGINRLVDEGILFKKRGIGMFVAEGARVKLIRKRKQEFFDEYVLPMLQEAKKLDIGVEELISMIKGESRTEQKGATEDDGQN, translated from the coding sequence ATGAAGCCAACATTGGATGAAAACAAACCGATTTTTGTTCAAATCGCAGAGAACATTGAAGACGAGATTATCAAAGGCAATTTTAAAGAAGGTGAGCAAGTACCTTCCACCAACCAGTTTGCTGCTTTTTATCACATTAATCCGGCCACAGCGGCCAAAGGCATTAATAGGCTCGTAGATGAAGGAATATTGTTTAAGAAGAGGGGAATTGGCATGTTTGTTGCAGAGGGAGCCAGGGTCAAGCTCATTCGTAAGCGGAAACAGGAGTTTTTTGATGAATACGTTTTGCCAATGCTGCAGGAGGCGAAAAAACTGGACATTGGTGTGGAGGAACTGATCTCCATGATTAAAGGGGAGTCACGCACAGAGCAGAAGGGAGCAACGGAAGATGACGGGCAAAATTGA
- a CDS encoding 2-oxoacid:ferredoxin oxidoreductase subunit beta, with translation MAKLKEFKGDTPTWCPGCGHYSVMAGIQRACLGLGLEPHQVAVITGIGCSGKVSEYMRCYGFHTLHGRSLPVAQAVKLVNRNLKVIAAGGDGDGYGIGAGHFVHAARRNVDITYVVMDNQIYGLTKGQTSPTSRQGFVTKTSPEGAGEREVKPLELALGAGASFVAQAFAGDIKRLTELIQQGMEHEGFALINVFSPCVTYNKVNTYDYFKEHLLDLKQMEDYDPHDLAQAYATVLERQGLVQGIIYKEDRPAYHTFLTDYPDQPIAEQNLVRDDARLQQLWSEFK, from the coding sequence ATGGCCAAGTTAAAGGAATTCAAAGGAGATACACCTACATGGTGTCCAGGCTGCGGACATTATTCTGTCATGGCTGGCATACAGCGTGCCTGTTTGGGTTTGGGGCTTGAGCCTCATCAAGTGGCGGTTATCACGGGAATCGGCTGTTCAGGGAAAGTATCCGAATACATGCGTTGTTACGGTTTTCACACTTTACATGGGCGTTCCTTACCGGTGGCTCAAGCCGTAAAACTGGTGAATCGGAATCTGAAGGTGATTGCGGCAGGCGGAGATGGGGATGGATATGGCATTGGTGCCGGACACTTTGTCCACGCAGCCCGCCGCAACGTGGACATCACCTACGTGGTGATGGATAATCAAATTTATGGACTGACCAAAGGACAAACCTCGCCTACCAGCCGCCAAGGTTTTGTGACCAAAACATCTCCGGAAGGAGCGGGAGAGCGTGAGGTGAAACCCTTAGAACTGGCTTTAGGTGCAGGGGCCAGTTTCGTCGCTCAGGCATTTGCAGGGGATATTAAACGGCTGACTGAATTGATCCAGCAGGGTATGGAGCACGAAGGCTTTGCTTTGATCAACGTTTTTAGCCCCTGCGTCACGTACAACAAGGTGAATACCTATGATTACTTCAAAGAACATTTGCTTGATCTGAAGCAAATGGAGGATTATGATCCACATGATCTGGCCCAAGCTTATGCCACTGTCCTGGAGCGTCAAGGGTTGGTACAGGGCATTATCTACAAAGAGGACCGGCCAGCATACCATACTTTTTTGACTGATTACCCTGACCAGCCTATTGCTGAACAAAATTTGGTCAGAGATGATGCACGTTTGCAGCAGTTATGGTCTGAATTTAAATAA